In Clostridium omnivorum, the DNA window ATATATAGAAAATTCCTATAAACAGTACTGTAAAAATGGTGTATTTATATAAGCCTCTGTTATTCTTTTTACTTATAGGCATAAACAAAAGTAATTCCATTCCTAAAAAAGGAAGTATCAACTGATACGATGATTTTATATAACTCATCACTCCCTGTTTCATAAAAAATGGTCTTAAATTAATTAATCTCCCCTGAGTAAATAGTATAAAACTCATAATAATTATTCCTATAATTGCCATAGGAACATATAGCTCGCAGACTCTTCCAATTACACTAGGTCCTTTGCTTATAGCATAAAATACTACGCTATAGAGCAACATTTCTATAGCCCATATAGGAGTCCTAATTAACATAACAAGCTTTAATGTTTCAGCATACATTCTTATTAAGTATGAAAATATTAATATAAAATATGTTATAAATATAATTTTAAAGATGAATGTTATAAACTTTCCAACTAATTCTTCACTGTACTCATAAATAATTTTATTTTCATTATTGTAACAAAGATATGTAATAATATAAGTTGCTGCACCAGCTGCAACCGTTACAATGAGAATAGAAATCCAACCAATTGTGCCGCCTGCTTCTGATACATTTTGAGGCAGATTAATAAGTCCATATCCTACTATTGCACTGTATACTATAAAACTGCATTGCCTATTGGTTAATGCTTTATTCATCTTCTATTACCCCTTATGATATTTGATATTAGTATAACCATTTTTATGAATCAAATATGAACTAATACTTTTTTTTAGACAAAAAAAGAGCATGGATTTCAAATCCATACTCTTTGAAGTTAGTTATTTAGCCGCATCCTGATTCTTTTTCTCAGCGATATTTTTCTCATCTTTATTAATACTCTTATTTAAAAAGTCTAAAATATTAACCCCTGTTAATGCTTCAACTGTTTCAGGAAGCTGAGCCATAATATCATTTACATAGCCTGTAACCTTAGATGCCCCTTTTCCTTCTCCTGTTCCTGAGCCATTGTCAACAATAACGATTTTTTCAGTTTTTGATAATGGTTCTGATACAGCCTTAGCTATTTCAGGAAGCTTTTCAATAATCATTTGAGTCATAGCAGCATCGTTATACTGTTTGAATGCTTCTGCCTTCTTAGCCATAGC includes these proteins:
- a CDS encoding GerAB/ArcD/ProY family transporter, with amino-acid sequence MNKALTNRQCSFIVYSAIVGYGLINLPQNVSEAGGTIGWISILIVTVAAGAATYIITYLCYNNENKIIYEYSEELVGKFITFIFKIIFITYFILIFSYLIRMYAETLKLVMLIRTPIWAIEMLLYSVVFYAISKGPSVIGRVCELYVPMAIIGIIIMSFILFTQGRLINLRPFFMKQGVMSYIKSSYQLILPFLGMELLLFMPISKKNNRGLYKYTIFTVLFIGIFYIFVVESAISVVGVETAVIYKASLFNIVRGVDVHYLEFFRRLDGIYMIIWTIDVFCSICLWGYSLTVSLGSIFKGARFNAVLTVTIIISFIISLAPKSKMLVEKIINYASYLGIAAAFFIPTILFIVMKVKNHDKKIQ